In the genome of Montipora foliosa isolate CH-2021 chromosome 3, ASM3666993v2, whole genome shotgun sequence, one region contains:
- the LOC137997238 gene encoding uncharacterized protein isoform X2 gives MEDETRCVIPKLEDLCAKFIRDNVNSWKPEDFLVIPRHLFFPFLEKLQPLEIERLEISGILSRMGINTSYLWQDMYCSRWPKKRKWPKGAAQDHETWRVYYLQRHMQDAINVNSCTGDEDCSLPAGHEDLQNIISVCGKYATYLRLYNGACIYLAKHWEICQQVAEHVEFLEVFMLRDNGEGALCYLLRAFGAKNLKSVSFSFCRVDSLQIWQNIFSSLLPTNSQTRDCLTCVGKNTENACSVELENETSIRETDKTDMNIMHQQWDHKQSELKTSFTRTGQRCNDTANSIYVPSSQSTEGVNIYDFSDSIDTFLTQSSAFNAGVCDVCLQQSCPTESSSSSDSDLYDDIFSSCACRHRQLTHQLHVRETFKEICADSDAGDRITAESFKLSSRLTNLSNPVFSLKHFELVAVRFQQDAVLEFFLNCLNHCVKLESLTFEDNHLGFVLQKPQLLKKFVNTLSFLCTKGQLQSLKITDNMMDDKASIPLIEKLVASFCLTCNSAAKSLKNLVFSSFLVSAAAFSSCIGRAIRDHCICEWKNNPSTAAMSSESRKKNVQSLGWEMLHVGCEEHYGSDRPGNKSGSNRSITGSTQAGSTFKDKESQHSHFLKHCSGICAEEGNRTNESQSASFGCDTGTKNTNGNSAVIGIQELHLTCMLFDQGASLIADGLQSNCSLYSLSLIDCDISTPGLAGIFHSLTGNQVLKHLNVRGNSYDSSNNDSLARMLNLNKTLTELNLSSCKLGGDAHVAALSQVLTHPCQNSRITKLDLRNNPISVESLSALSSSLQCIKPRKLDEVKVTGNILDPKTYQVLSQLRTVVQNVEAEHLDKATLFADFVSQM, from the exons ATGGAGGACGAAACTCGTTGTGTTATTCCCAAACTTGAAGACCTATGTGCTAAGTTTATACGTGACAATGTCAACTCTTGGAAACCTGAAGACTTTTTGG TAATTCCACGACACTTGTTTTTCCCATTCTTGGAGAAGCTACAGCCCCTGGAAATTGAAAGGCTTGAAATCTCAGGAATCTTATCAAGAATGG GAATTAATACCAGTTATCTTTGGCAAGATATGTATTGTTCGCGttggccaaaaaagagaaagtgGCCAAAGGGAGCTGCACAGGATCATGAAACCTGGAGAGTTTACTACCTGCAAAGGCACATGCAAGATGCTATCAATGTTAATAGTTGCACAGGAGATGAAGACTGCTCTTTGCCTGCAG GGCACGAAGATCTTCAAAATATCATTTCAGTTTGTGGAAAGTATGCCACCTATCTCAGGCTCTATAACGGGGCTTGTATCTACCTAGCAAAACACTGGGAAATTTGCCAGCAGGTTGCTGAGCATGTCGAATTCTTAGAGGTTTTCATGCTTCGAGACAATGGAGAAGGTGCACTGTGCTACCTTCTTCGAGCATTTGGGGCAAAGAATTTGAAATCTGTGAGCTTTAGTTTTTGCAGAGTGGACAGTCTTCAAatttggcaaaacatttttagttcTCTGTTGCCAACAAACTCTCAGACAAGGGACTGTTTGACTTGCGTAggaaaaaatacagaaaatgcaTGTAGTGTTGAATTGGAGAATGAAACTTCCATCAGGGAAACTGATAAAACAGACATGAATATAATGCATCAACAATGGGATCACAAACAATCAGAATTAAAGACCTCCTTTACAAGAACAGGTCAAAGGTGCAATGACACAGCTAACAGTATTTACGTGCCATCTTCCCAAAGTACAGAGGGCGTGAATATTTATGACTTCTCTGATAGCATTGACACCTTTCTCACACAAAGCAGTGCTTTTAATGCAGGAGTTTGTGATGTATGTTTACAACAGTCTTGTCCTACTGAAAGCTCATCCAGTAGTGACTCAGACCTGTATGATGACATTTTTTCTTCATGTGCATGTAGGCATCGGCAACTTACACATCAGTTACATGTAAGAGAGACTTTTAAGGAAATTTGTGCTGATTCAGACGCAGGAGATCGAATCACTGCTGAATCATTCAAACTTTCATCCAGGTTGACCAATTTATCAAATCCTGTATTTTCCTTAAAGCACTTTGAACTAGTTGCAGTCCGATTTCAGCAAGATGCCGTCTTGGAATTCTTTTTAAACTGTCTTAACCACTGTGTGAAGCTGGAATCTCTAACTTTTGAGGATAATCATCTGGGCTTTGTGTTACAAAAACCTCAGTTGTTGAAGAAATTCGTCAACACATTATCCTTTCTGTGTACCAAAGGTCAACTGCAATCACTTAAAATCACTGATAACATGATGGATGACAAAGCATCAATTCCTCTCATTGAGAAGCTTGTTGCTTCATTCTGCCTTACTTGTAACAGTGCTGCAAAGTCTCTGAAAAACCTAGTGTTTTCTTCCTTCCTTGTTTCTGCTGCAGCATTTTCTTCATGTATAGGAAGAGCAATCAGAGATCATTGTATCTGTGAATGGAAAAATAACCCGTCAACAGCAGCGATGTCAAGTGAATCCAGAAAAAAGAATGTTCAATCATTGGGTTGGGAAATGCTCCATGTAGGTTGTGAAGAGCACTATGGTAGTGATAGACCAGGCAACAAAAGTGGTTCCAACAGAAGCATTACAGGTTCAACACAAGCAGGCTCTACTTTCAAGGATAAAGAAAGTCAGCATTCTCATTTTCTAAAGCATTGTAGTGGGATCTGTGCAGAAGAGGGAAACAGAACAAACGAAAGCCAATCAGCTTCCTTTGGATGTGATACCGGTACTAAGAACACCAACGGCAACTCTGCAGTTATCGGAATCCAGGAGCTACACCTAACATGTATGCTCTTTGATCAAGGAGCAAGCTTGATTGCTGACGGACTACAGTCAAACTGTTCACTCTATTCACTGAGCTTGATTGATTGTGATATCTCAACGCCTGGGCTCGCTGGCATTTTTCATTCCTTGACAG GTAATCAAGTTTTAAAGCATCTCAATGTGAGGGGCAACAGTTATGATTCCAGCAACAATGACAGTCTGGCAAGAATGCTCAATCTAAACAAGACACTCACTGAATTGAATCTGAGCAGTTGTAAACTGGGAG gtgaTGCTCATGTTGCTGCCCTATCGCAAGTGTTAACTCATCCATGTCAAAACTCAAGAATCACTAAGTTAGACCTCAG GAACAATCCCATATCAGTGGAAAGTTTATCAGCTTTATCTTCATCCCTTCAGTGCATTAAGCCAAGAAAACTTGATGAGGTGAAAGTAACGGGAAATATTCTTGACCCCAAAACGTACCAAGTCCTTTCACAGTTACGAACTGTAGTTCAAAATGTGGAGGCAGAACACTTAGACAAGGCAACTTTGTTTGCAGATTTCGTAAGTCAGATGTGA
- the LOC137997238 gene encoding uncharacterized protein isoform X1, which translates to MEDETRCVIPKLEDLCAKFIRDNVNSWKPEDFLVIPRHLFFPFLEKLQPLEIERLEISGILSRMGINTSYLWQDMYCSRWPKKRKWPKGAAQDHETWRVYYLQRHMQDAINVNSCTGDEDCSLPAGHEDLQNIISVCGKYATYLRLYNGACIYLAKHWEICQQVAEHVEFLEVFMLRDNGEGALCYLLRAFGAKNLKSVSFSFCRVDSLQIWQNIFSSLLPTNSQTRDCLTCVGKNTENACSVELENETSIRETDKTDMNIMHQQWDHKQSELKTSFTRTGQRCNDTANSIYVPSSQSTEGVNIYDFSDSIDTFLTQSSAFNAGVCDVCLQQSCPTESSSSSDSDLYDDIFSSCACRHRQLTHQLHVRETFKEICADSDAGDRITAESFKLSSRLTNLSNPVFSLKHFELVAVRFQQDAVLEFFLNCLNHCVKLESLTFEDNHLGFVLQKPQLLKKFVNTLSFLCTKGQLQSLKITDNMMDDKASIPLIEKLVASFCLTCNSAAKSLKNLVFSSFLVSAAAFSSCIGRAIRDHCICEWKNNPSTAAMSSESRKKNVQSLGWEMLHVGCEEHYGSDRPGNKSGSNRSITGSTQAGSTFKDKESQHSHFLKHCSGICAEEGNRTNESQSASFGCDTGTKNTNGNSAVIGIQELHLTCMLFDQGASLIADGLQSNCSLYSLSLIDCDISTPGLAGIFHSLTGNQVLKHLNVRGNSYDSSNNDSLARMLNLNKTLTELNLSSCKLGEYTSDFSKNLIHALCMNSTVTCLKLKDNRLGDAHVAALSQVLTHPCQNSRITKLDLRNNPISVESLSALSSSLQCIKPRKLDEVKVTGNILDPKTYQVLSQLRTVVQNVEAEHLDKATLFADFVSQM; encoded by the exons ATGGAGGACGAAACTCGTTGTGTTATTCCCAAACTTGAAGACCTATGTGCTAAGTTTATACGTGACAATGTCAACTCTTGGAAACCTGAAGACTTTTTGG TAATTCCACGACACTTGTTTTTCCCATTCTTGGAGAAGCTACAGCCCCTGGAAATTGAAAGGCTTGAAATCTCAGGAATCTTATCAAGAATGG GAATTAATACCAGTTATCTTTGGCAAGATATGTATTGTTCGCGttggccaaaaaagagaaagtgGCCAAAGGGAGCTGCACAGGATCATGAAACCTGGAGAGTTTACTACCTGCAAAGGCACATGCAAGATGCTATCAATGTTAATAGTTGCACAGGAGATGAAGACTGCTCTTTGCCTGCAG GGCACGAAGATCTTCAAAATATCATTTCAGTTTGTGGAAAGTATGCCACCTATCTCAGGCTCTATAACGGGGCTTGTATCTACCTAGCAAAACACTGGGAAATTTGCCAGCAGGTTGCTGAGCATGTCGAATTCTTAGAGGTTTTCATGCTTCGAGACAATGGAGAAGGTGCACTGTGCTACCTTCTTCGAGCATTTGGGGCAAAGAATTTGAAATCTGTGAGCTTTAGTTTTTGCAGAGTGGACAGTCTTCAAatttggcaaaacatttttagttcTCTGTTGCCAACAAACTCTCAGACAAGGGACTGTTTGACTTGCGTAggaaaaaatacagaaaatgcaTGTAGTGTTGAATTGGAGAATGAAACTTCCATCAGGGAAACTGATAAAACAGACATGAATATAATGCATCAACAATGGGATCACAAACAATCAGAATTAAAGACCTCCTTTACAAGAACAGGTCAAAGGTGCAATGACACAGCTAACAGTATTTACGTGCCATCTTCCCAAAGTACAGAGGGCGTGAATATTTATGACTTCTCTGATAGCATTGACACCTTTCTCACACAAAGCAGTGCTTTTAATGCAGGAGTTTGTGATGTATGTTTACAACAGTCTTGTCCTACTGAAAGCTCATCCAGTAGTGACTCAGACCTGTATGATGACATTTTTTCTTCATGTGCATGTAGGCATCGGCAACTTACACATCAGTTACATGTAAGAGAGACTTTTAAGGAAATTTGTGCTGATTCAGACGCAGGAGATCGAATCACTGCTGAATCATTCAAACTTTCATCCAGGTTGACCAATTTATCAAATCCTGTATTTTCCTTAAAGCACTTTGAACTAGTTGCAGTCCGATTTCAGCAAGATGCCGTCTTGGAATTCTTTTTAAACTGTCTTAACCACTGTGTGAAGCTGGAATCTCTAACTTTTGAGGATAATCATCTGGGCTTTGTGTTACAAAAACCTCAGTTGTTGAAGAAATTCGTCAACACATTATCCTTTCTGTGTACCAAAGGTCAACTGCAATCACTTAAAATCACTGATAACATGATGGATGACAAAGCATCAATTCCTCTCATTGAGAAGCTTGTTGCTTCATTCTGCCTTACTTGTAACAGTGCTGCAAAGTCTCTGAAAAACCTAGTGTTTTCTTCCTTCCTTGTTTCTGCTGCAGCATTTTCTTCATGTATAGGAAGAGCAATCAGAGATCATTGTATCTGTGAATGGAAAAATAACCCGTCAACAGCAGCGATGTCAAGTGAATCCAGAAAAAAGAATGTTCAATCATTGGGTTGGGAAATGCTCCATGTAGGTTGTGAAGAGCACTATGGTAGTGATAGACCAGGCAACAAAAGTGGTTCCAACAGAAGCATTACAGGTTCAACACAAGCAGGCTCTACTTTCAAGGATAAAGAAAGTCAGCATTCTCATTTTCTAAAGCATTGTAGTGGGATCTGTGCAGAAGAGGGAAACAGAACAAACGAAAGCCAATCAGCTTCCTTTGGATGTGATACCGGTACTAAGAACACCAACGGCAACTCTGCAGTTATCGGAATCCAGGAGCTACACCTAACATGTATGCTCTTTGATCAAGGAGCAAGCTTGATTGCTGACGGACTACAGTCAAACTGTTCACTCTATTCACTGAGCTTGATTGATTGTGATATCTCAACGCCTGGGCTCGCTGGCATTTTTCATTCCTTGACAG GTAATCAAGTTTTAAAGCATCTCAATGTGAGGGGCAACAGTTATGATTCCAGCAACAATGACAGTCTGGCAAGAATGCTCAATCTAAACAAGACACTCACTGAATTGAATCTGAGCAGTTGTAAACTGGGAG AATATACATCAGATTTCAGCAAGAATTTAATTCATGCATTGTGCATGAACAGCACAGTAACCTGTTTGAAGTTAAAGGACAATAGATTAG gtgaTGCTCATGTTGCTGCCCTATCGCAAGTGTTAACTCATCCATGTCAAAACTCAAGAATCACTAAGTTAGACCTCAG GAACAATCCCATATCAGTGGAAAGTTTATCAGCTTTATCTTCATCCCTTCAGTGCATTAAGCCAAGAAAACTTGATGAGGTGAAAGTAACGGGAAATATTCTTGACCCCAAAACGTACCAAGTCCTTTCACAGTTACGAACTGTAGTTCAAAATGTGGAGGCAGAACACTTAGACAAGGCAACTTTGTTTGCAGATTTCGTAAGTCAGATGTGA